The following coding sequences are from one Acipenser ruthenus chromosome 7, fAciRut3.2 maternal haplotype, whole genome shotgun sequence window:
- the LOC117415524 gene encoding synapse differentiation-inducing gene protein 1, translating to MENLDELQHPLLGDHQNCTGPAKLFKTTRRDTALPPVAWPGYDTPRELPPQQPLDPRSLPRPLKPSFHPPAPIWGPQDPLGPHKEYLETAFVEVDPGSNGDRKLLEEGSQSQGYRTEDEDDLLSDYEDSSSDFSDTDSEGTSSLPPYLGLTFCSMLCCFWPLGIAAFYMSQKTNRAAVLGDLPGARSASRHALWLAVLSVVFGMVMYICAVALLVSYLSGNPP from the exons ATGGAAAACCTGGATGAACTGCAGCACCCCCTGCTGGGGGACCACCAGAACTGCACCGGCCCAGCCAAGCTGTTCAAAACAACGAGGCGCGACACAGCGCTGCCCCCGGTGGCCTGGCCAGGCTATGACACCCCCAGGGAGCTGCCCCCACAGCAGCCACTGGACCCCAGGTCTCTCCCGCGCCCTCTCAAACCCTCCTTCCACCCCCCCGCCCCGATCTGGGGCCCCCAGGACCCCCTGGGACCCCACAAGGAGTATCTGGAGACGGCCTTCGTGGAGGTGGACCCGGGTTCGAATGGGGACAGGAAGCTGCTGGAGGAGGGGAGCCAGAGTCAGGGCTACAGGACTGAGGATGAGGATGACCTACTCAGCGATTAcgag GACTCCTCGAGCGACTTCAGCGACACGGACAGCGAGGGgacctcctccctccctccctacctgggGCTCACCTTCTGCTCCATGCTGTGCTGCTTCTGGCCGCTAGGGATCGCTGCTTTCTACATGTCGCAGAAG aCTAACCGCGCCGCTGTCCTTGGTGATCTCCCGGGAGCCCGCTCCGCGTCTCGTCACGCTCTGTGGCTGGCTGTGCTGTCCGTCGTGTTCGGCATGGTCATGTATATCTGCGCTGTCGCCCTGCTCGTCTCCTACCTGTCGGGCAACCCCCCCTAG
- the LOC117415504 gene encoding E3 SUMO-protein ligase ZBED1: MSFQTYPVPASSLSSALKRKGDRGAGPGRPLYPVSADRRKSKVWQYYTQLSESHVECNVCKKQLSFHNSTTTMREHLVRKHSIRDSPPQHHPAPPAPGQRGGAGDPAIGGGQQQQASPDPRHSHRLDQHSPPAPPLLPPPPGPPQDSGKRAGLLSELILEMLFRDLHPVSVVEERGFKLLLGCLEPSFRAPPRSHLSGMLWHRHSVQRQLLQGYLRAGVGRGGAAVLCTDHWGATESGGGYLTVSVLFVDRDWRLARCVLETRPAPEPQGLRDALGGALAQFGLPESSVLGVVLDRPGPSLCVRSPGGLSGWQGLPCAALWLGECVAEALSLDPVQEALAAARVIVTHFQQDPGSAALLNPDEAGAGGSSSSKARLPPPDQPARWVTTLAMCEGLLELRWVVSSVLEGGGGSPPVPNLADHQWRLLQELLPALRTVRLAASFLSEEPNASVSALLPCLHGAARLLGSQLGECGLQAARSAIGRMRGAMQKRWRIGEGEGEGEDEGEEEEEMLLDSPLVLSSFLDPRFKELRFLSPDARSRLHGRVKELLSAQREEGEEEAGEGEGAGGGGGGGGESSPMSCVSAEGHDLQAGGEGCRISMVVVGAHGNSQWSPPPPPPPPQSVYDVLLGEDPTERMPAIQQQLENYIAEPLCKRSCSPLDWWRSKQLRFPALAGLARRYLAFPSTAVPPERAFAPQESPALRRRATLAPEHLDQILFLNQNCDFIEGLRGGATGTAEHRGGQAHARETLYQSLVSFESQA, encoded by the coding sequence ATGTCGTTTCAGACGTACCCGGTGCCTGCCAGCAGCCTCAGCTCAGCCCTGAAGAGGAAGGGGGACAGGGGGGCGGGGCCGGGGAGACCCCTGTACCCCGTCTCTGCCGACCGGCGCAAGTCCAAAGTGTGGCAGTACTACACGCAGCTGAGCGAGAGCCACGTGGAGTGCAACGTGTGCAAGAAGCAGCTCTCCTTCCACAACAGCACCACCACCATGCGGGAGCACCTGGTCCGAAAACACAGCATCCGGGACAGCCCCCCCCAGCACCACCCCGCCCCCCCCGCCCCAGGTCAAAGAGGAGGCGCAGGAGACCCAGCTATCGGGGGAGGACAGCAGCAGCAAGCGAGCCCGGATCCCCGACACAGCCACCGCCTCGACCAACacagcccccccgccccccccctcctccccccccccccgggcccCCCCCAGGACTCCGGCAAGCGGGCGGGGCTGCTGTCCGAGCTGATCCTGGAGATGCTGTTCCGGGACCTGCACCCCGTCTCCGTGGTGGAGGAGAGGGGGTTCAAGCTGCTGCTGGGGTGCCTGGAGCCCTCGTTCCGGGCCCCGCCCCGCTCGCACCTCTCCGGGATGCTGTGGCACCGGCACAGCgtgcagcggcagctcctgcagGGGTACCTGCGGGCCGGCGTGGGGCGCGGGGGCGCCGCAGTGCTGTGCACTGACCACTGGGGGGCGACGGAGAGCGGCGGGGGCTACCTGACCGTCAGCGTTCTCTTCGTGGATCGGGACTGGCGGCTGGCCAGGTGCGTCCTGGAGACACGGCCAGCTCCGGAGCCCCAGGGGCTGAGGGACGCTCTGGGGGGGGCGCTGGCTCAATTCGGCCTGCCCGAGAGCTCCGTCCTGGGGGTGGTCCTGGACAGGCCGGGCCCCTCTCTGTGTGTCCGGTCCCCCGGGGGCCTTTCGGGCTGGCAGGGGCTACCCTGCGCGGCGCTGTGGCTGGGGGAGTGTGTGGCGGAGGCTCTCTCTCTGGATCCCGTGCAGGAGGCTCTGGCAGCGGCCCGGGTCATCGTGACTCACTTCCAGCAGGACCCCGGCAGCGCTGCTCTGCTGAACCCGGACGAGGCGGGAGCggggggcagcagcagcagcaaggctAGGCTCCCCCCCCCAGACCAGCCCGCTCGCTGGGTCACCACCCTGGCCATGTGCGAGGGCTTGCTGGAGCTGCGCTGGGTGGTCAGCTCGGTGCtggaggggggtgggggcagCCCCCCCGTTCCCAATCTGGCGGATCACCAGTGGCGCCTCCTTCAGGAGCTGCTCCCGGCGCTCAGGACTGTCAGGCTGGCCGCCTCCTTCCTCAGCGAGGAGCCCAACGCCTCCGTCTCCGCCCTGCTGCCCTGCCTGCACGGGGCGGCCAGGCTTCTGGGCAGCCAGCTGGGGGAGTGCGGGTTGCAAGCGGCCCGGTCAGCCATCGGGAGGATGAGGGGAGCGATGCAGAAGCGTTGGAGGatcggagagggagagggagagggagaggacgagggagaggaggaggaggagatgctgCTGGACAGCCCCCTGGTCCTCAGCTCGTTCCTGGACCCCCGTTTCAAGGAGCTTAGGTTCCTGAGCCCGGATGCCAGGAGCCGGCTGCACGGGAGGGTGAAGGAGCTGCTGTCGGcgcagagggaggagggagaggaggaggcgGGAGAGGGCgagggagcaggaggaggaggaggaggaggaggagagagctCCCCGATGTCTTGCGTTTCCGCAGAGGGGCACGATTTGCAGGCTGGGGGGGAAGGCTGCAGGATCAGCATGGTGGTTGTCGGGGCGCACGGTAACAGTCAGtggtcccctcctccccctccccctccccctcagagCGTCTACGACGTCCTGCTGGGGGAGGACCCCACAGAGCGCATGCCGGCGATCCAGCAGCAGCTGGAGAACTACATCGCAGAGCCCCTGTGCAAGCGCAGCTGCAGCCCGCTGGACTGGTGGCGAAGCAAGCAGCTCCGCTTCCCAGCGCTGGCCGGCCTGGCCCGCCGCTACCTCGCCTTCCCCTCCACCGCCGTGCCCCCTGAGAGAGCCTTCGCCCCCCAGGAGAGCCCCGCCCTGCGCAGGAGGGCCACCCTGGCCCCCGAGCACTTAGACCAGATCCTGTTCCTGAACCAGAACTGCGATTTCATCGAGGGCCTCCGAGGAGGGGCCACGGGCACGGCCGAGCACAGGGGGGGCCAGGCCCACGCCAGGGAGACTCTCTATCAGTCGCTGGTGTCCTTCGAGAGCCAGGCCTAG